A single window of Theropithecus gelada isolate Dixy chromosome 9, Tgel_1.0, whole genome shotgun sequence DNA harbors:
- the PRF1 gene encoding perforin-1, giving the protein MAACLLLLGILLLLLPLPVPAPCHTATRSECKRSHKFVPGAWLAGEGVDVTSLRRSGSFPVDTQRFLRPDGTCTLCENSLQEGTLQRLPLALTNWRAQGSGCQRHVTRAKVSSTEAVARDAARSIRNDWKVGLDVTPHPAGNVHVSVAGSHSQAANFAAQKTHQDQYSFSTDTVECRFYSYHVVHTPPLHPDFKRALGDLPLHFNASTQPAYLRLISNYGTHFIRAVELGGRISALTALRTCELALEGLTDDEVDDCLNVEAQVNIGARGSSSAEAKACEEKKKKHKMTASFHQTYRERHSEVVGGHHTSINDLLFGSQAGPEQYSAWVNSLLGSPGLVDYSLEPLHVLLDSQDPRREALRRALSQYLTDRARWRDCSRPCPPGRQKSPRDPCQCVCHGSAVTTQDCCPRQRGLAQLEVTFIQAWGLWGDWFTATDAYVKVFFGGQELRTNTQWSNNNPIWSMPLDFGDVLLATGGPLRLQVWDQDSGWDDDLLGTCDQAPKSGSHEARCNLKHGHLKFRYHARCLPHLGGGTCLDYVPQMLLGEPPGNRSGAVW; this is encoded by the exons ATGGCGGCCTGCCTGCTCCTCCTGGGCATCCTTCTCCTGCTGCTGCCCCTGCCGGTCCCTGCTCCCTGCCACACAGCCACACGCTCAGAGTGCAAGCGCAGCCACAAGTTTGTGCCCGGTGCATGGCTGGCCGGGGAGGGTGTGGACGTGACCAGCCTCCGCCGCTCGGGCTCCTTCCCAGTAGACACACAAAGGTTCCTGCGGCCCGACGGCACCTGCACCCTCTGTGAAAATTCCCTACAGGAGGGCACCCTCCAGCGCCTGCCCCTGGCACTCACCAACTGGCGGGCCCAGGGCTCTGGCTGCCAGCGCCATGTAACCAGGGCCAAAGTCAGCTCCACTGAAGCTGTGGCCCGGGATGCAGCTCGTAGCATCCGCAACGACTGGAAGGTCGGGCTGGATGTGACTCCCCACCCCGCCGGCAACGTGCATGTGTCTGTGGCCGGCTCACACTCACAGGCAGCCAACTTTGCAGCCCAGAAGACCCACCAGGACCAGTACAGCTTCAGCACTGACACAGTGGAGTGTCGCTTCTACAG TTACCATGTGGTACACACTCCCCCGCTGCACCCTGACTTCAAGAGGGCCCTCGGGGACCTGCCCCTCCACTTCAATGCCTCCACCCAGCCCGCCTACCTCAGGCTCATCTCCAACTACGGCACCCACTTCATCCGGGCTGTGGAGCTGGGCGGCCGCATCTCGGCCCTCACTGCCCTGCGCACCTGTGAACTGGCCCTGGAAGGGCTCACGGACGACGAGGTAGATGACTGCCTGAACGTCGAGGCCCAGGTCAACATAGGCGCCCGCGGCAGCTCCTCTGCCGAAGCCAAAGCCTgtgaggagaagaagaagaagcacaAGATGACGGCCTCCTTCCACCAAACCTACCGGGAGCGCCATTCGGAAGTGGTTGGCGGCCATCACACCTCCATTAACGACCTGCTGTTCGGGAGCCAGGCCGGGCCCGAGCAGTACTCAGCCTGGGTGAACTCGCTGCTCGGCAGCCCTGGCCTGGTGGACTACAGCCTGGAACCCCTGCATGTGCTGCTGGACAGCCAGGACCCGCGGCGGGAGGCACTGAGGAGGGCCCTGAGTCAGTACCTGACGGACAGGGCTCGCTGGAGGGACTGCAGCCGGCCGTGCCCACCGGGGCGGCAGAAGAGCCCCCGAGACCCGTGCCAGTGTGTGTGCCATGGCTCAGCGGTCACCACCCAGGACTGCTGCCCTCGACAGAGGGGCCTGGCCCAGCTGGAGGTGACCTTCATCCAAGCGTGGGGCCTGTGGGGGGACTGGTTCACTGCCACGGATGCCTATGTGAAGGTGTTCTTTGGTGGCCAGGAGCTCAGGACGAACACCCAGTGGAGCAATAACAACCCCATCTGGTCAATGCCGCTGGATTTTGGGGATGTGCTCCTGGCCACAGGGGGGCCCCTGAGGTTGCAGGTCTGGGATCAGGACTCTGGCTGGGACGATGACCTCCTTGGCACCTGTGATCAGGCTCCCAAGTCTGGTTCCCATGAGGCGAGATGCAACCTGAAACATGGCCACCTGAAATTCCGCTATCACGCCAGGTGCTTGCCCCACCTGGGAGGAGGCACCTGCCTGGACTACGTCCCCCAAATGCTTCTGGGGGAGCCTCCAGGAAACCGGAGTGGGGCCGTGTGGTGA